The proteins below are encoded in one region of Engystomops pustulosus chromosome 8, aEngPut4.maternal, whole genome shotgun sequence:
- the LOC140075600 gene encoding taste receptor type 2 member 41-like — MMEIHRMFLQLFKYTGLSSGTYLYVFIAVVSYRTWLSDGSHHPQGLLLFSIGLSNAIFEGYHLIYDMLLDIEPGDLSDFNVCTVFMFCLSLSCIFFGVCQISMLCSFYCIKLISSQHWIIQVLKSRLPSTLPWIISGAVVMSIVVLVVSFGLIFIWVPVDDDNSTFCKAILDNSDFIAITLTLTSINYLVALPFCLILVSLSCTTFSLIQHVRRTISLDRSHLEAHIDAAKTMILLLTLNTSFYVSKLVKELGVLSYPLDLICEVLYYLFWPLQALTLIFRTKKLHRSFIWCLHRRSSEQM, encoded by the coding sequence ATGATGGAGATACATAGAATGTTTCTCCAACTGTTTAAATACACAGGTTTATCTTCTGGGACTTACCTCTATGTGTTCATCGCAGTTGTCAGCTACAGGACTTGGCTCAGTGATGGATCTCACCATCCTCAGGGTCTCCTGCTCTTCTCTATCGGATTGTCCAATGCAATATTTGAAGGTTATCATCTTATCTATGACATGTTACTTGATATTGAGCCTGGGGATTTGTCAGATTTCAATGTCTGCACAGTGTTCATGTTCTGTCTGTCCCTCTCCTGCATCTTCTTTGGTGTTTGTCAGATCTCGATGCTCTGTAGCTTCTACTGTatcaagctcatctcctcccagcACTGGATCATCCAGGTCCTGAAGTCCAGGCTCCCATCTACTCTCCCCTGGATAATATCCGGTGCTGTAGTGATGTCCATTGTGGTACTGGTCGTATCATTTGGTCTGATCTTCATCTGGGTCCCTGTAGATGATGATAACAGCACCTTCTGCAAGGCCATCTTAGATAACTCTGACTTTATTGCAATAACTTTAACATTAACTAGCATCAACTACCTTGTGGCTCTACCGTTCTGCCTCATCCTGGTGTCTCTGAGTTGTACGACCTTCTCTCTGATCCAACATGTGAGGAGAACAATAAGTCTGGACAGATCCCACCTGGAGGCTCATATCGATGCAGCCAAGACCATGATCCTTCTCCTGACCCTCAACACGTCCTTCTATGTCTCTAAATTGGTGAAGGAATTGGGGGTTTTGTCCTACCCTTTGGATCTTATTTGTGAAGTTTTATACTATTTATTTTGGCCTCTCCAGGCTCTTACTTTAATCTTCAGAACCAAGAAATTACATAGAAGCTTCATCTGGTGTCTCCATAGAAGAAGCTCGGAGCAGATGTGA